The Novosphingobium sp. PP1Y genome segment AGATTGTCGGGAATGGAGAACGCGGCCTGCGTGGCAGGTTCCTGAGACGCGTCCCGTTCTGCGGCCCGAGGCGCCTGCGCAATGCTGTTTTCTTCGCTCATGGGAAGACCTCGATTCCGGTGCTGGCTTGACCGAACACCCACTCTTCCGGCGCTGCAATCGGGCTGTCCTCCTGCGGCGTGGAAGTCAGAATGGTCGGGGAAGAGGAAAGGCTGGGGAGAGCTGGCGGCGTCTCGATCGCGCCGACCCGGGCCGCGGCCGCCCAGACCCGCTGGACGTAGCCGTTGCGAAAGCCCCGGGTCATCGTGCCGGTGTTGTAGAGCGAATAGGTGACGCTGATCGCGTCGAGCCCTGAATAGTGCTGGCTCGCCTGCGCATAGCCTTCTTGCAGGACGCGCGAGGCAAGGCCTAGGTTGGTGCACGGATCGAAGGTTTCCTCGATCGTCGTGCCGAGGCGCGCGAGGTTCTTAGAGTTGATCTGGCCAAGACCGATATCGACCGAGTGCCCGGCCGCCACGTAGCGCTTCACCAGCGCAACCGCGTCGGTCAGGTTCGAGGCGTTCACGCGCGGTCCCTTGTTGACATTGATCGCGAGCGGATTGCCTTCGCTTTCCGCAACGAGCAGCGGAACGAGGGCTTCTGTCGCAACACCAGGAGCGCATTGCTGCGCAAGCGCGGTGAGGGCGGCGACGGTGTAGATCATTGGCCGACCGTGGTGACCGTCGAGGTCTTGGTGTTGATGAGGTAGGCGCTCGTCGTGCCGTCGCTTTGCGTGCTCCTCACATAGTAGAGCGTCTTGCTCAGCTTTTTCGTCTTGGCCGAAACGCCGCCTTCCGAGCAGGACGGGAAGGAACCGCCCATTGCGAGCGCCTTCCAGAGTCTGGTGATCGGCGGCACGCATTCGGCATAGGTCGTGGGCGAGCCGGGGGTGGCGAGGCAGAGGATCACTTGGCAGCCCCAG includes the following:
- a CDS encoding lytic transglycosylase domain-containing protein; translation: MIYTVAALTALAQQCAPGVATEALVPLLVAESEGNPLAINVNKGPRVNASNLTDAVALVKRYVAAGHSVDIGLGQINSKNLARLGTTIEETFDPCTNLGLASRVLQEGYAQASQHYSGLDAISVTYSLYNTGTMTRGFRNGYVQRVWAAAARVGAIETPPALPSLSSSPTILTSTPQEDSPIAAPEEWVFGQASTGIEVFP